In the genome of Pseudomonadota bacterium, one region contains:
- a CDS encoding transglycosylase SLT domain-containing protein, whose protein sequence is MPRSVRAVFAFALCLLTACNLSGSRSSTNAFANRPNEVSAASAVFIQAVYDDSDAARTQGEQALDKLRSGDAAAAADGLAQARTRLAAAAERCAAMHGCAVERIAKSQDALLEAQTQALVGIGAADGDDNSSSEDGERSPVLAALPESERSVNLLNGQALGDLIQFNEPLRAALREWLTWMRPQLLDTYENYQYLRYKMWPTYAKNGLPEAILFGIMAKESGGKVHAVSSSGASGLLQFMPATGKRYGLGADNGFDQRFDPTASTEANAAYLNDQLKRLNNDLELVLGAYNGGESRMVKLSQGGARRFWDPRVFQALAPETREYVPMVLAAAWLFLHPEDYGLRWPKVDQRPGEINLVTSMSLNELSICLGQDGNERGWFRTLRNLNPRWEANARLPVGTRLEAPARAAEAFTRRCTAPEMVARVQALQDARIPGVAPRVGVRTVAVARAAPARAAASASAAKQTHKVTKGETLITIARKHGCNSVKDFASMNGLAAPRYSLREGQTLRVPTCGA, encoded by the coding sequence ATGCCCCGTTCCGTTCGTGCCGTTTTCGCCTTCGCGCTGTGCCTGTTGACGGCATGCAATCTCTCCGGCTCACGTTCCTCGACCAACGCTTTCGCCAATCGCCCCAACGAAGTGTCCGCCGCCAGCGCGGTATTCATTCAAGCCGTCTACGACGACAGCGACGCGGCGCGTACGCAAGGCGAGCAGGCGCTCGACAAGCTGCGCAGCGGCGATGCCGCGGCGGCGGCCGATGGCCTGGCCCAGGCGCGCACGCGACTGGCGGCCGCCGCCGAACGCTGCGCGGCCATGCACGGCTGCGCGGTCGAGCGCATTGCCAAGTCGCAGGACGCGCTGCTCGAAGCCCAGACCCAGGCGCTGGTCGGCATCGGCGCGGCTGACGGTGACGACAACAGCAGCAGCGAAGACGGCGAGCGCTCGCCGGTGCTGGCGGCGCTGCCGGAGAGCGAACGCAGCGTCAACCTGCTGAACGGCCAGGCGCTCGGCGACCTCATCCAGTTCAACGAACCGCTGCGCGCCGCGCTGCGCGAGTGGCTGACGTGGATGCGGCCGCAGTTGCTCGACACCTACGAGAACTACCAGTACCTGCGTTACAAGATGTGGCCGACCTACGCCAAGAACGGTCTGCCGGAAGCGATATTGTTCGGCATCATGGCCAAGGAGTCGGGCGGCAAGGTGCACGCGGTGTCGTCGAGCGGCGCGTCGGGCCTGCTGCAGTTCATGCCGGCCACCGGCAAGCGCTATGGTCTGGGCGCCGACAACGGCTTCGATCAGCGTTTCGATCCGACCGCCTCGACCGAGGCCAACGCCGCCTACCTCAACGATCAGTTGAAGCGACTGAACAACGACCTGGAACTGGTGCTGGGGGCCTATAACGGCGGTGAGTCGCGCATGGTGAAGCTGTCGCAGGGCGGCGCGCGGCGTTTCTGGGACCCGCGTGTCTTCCAGGCGCTGGCGCCCGAGACGCGCGAGTACGTGCCGATGGTGTTGGCGGCAGCATGGCTGTTCCTGCATCCCGAGGACTACGGCCTGCGTTGGCCCAAGGTCGATCAGCGGCCCGGTGAGATCAATCTCGTGACTTCGATGTCACTCAACGAACTCAGCATCTGTCTCGGCCAGGATGGCAATGAGCGCGGCTGGTTCCGCACCCTGCGCAATCTCAATCCGCGCTGGGAAGCCAACGCCCGTTTGCCGGTCGGCACGCGCCTCGAAGCGCCGGCGCGCGCCGCCGAGGCCTTCACGCGGCGCTGCACTGCGCCGGAAATGGTGGCGCGCGTCCAGGCCTTGCAGGACGCGCGCATTCCCGGCGTCGCGCCGCGCGTGGGTGTGCGCACGGTGGCGGTGGCCCGCGCCGCGCCGGCGCGCGCCGCGGCGAGCGCGTCCGCCGCCAAGCAGACGCACAAGGTCACCAAGGGCGAAACGCTCATCACCATCGCGCGCAAGCACGGCTGCAACAGCGTCAAGGATTTTGCCAGCATGAACGGACTGGCGGCGCCGCGTTACTCCTTGCGTGAAGGGCAGACGCTGCGCGTACCGACCTGCGGCGCGTGA
- a CDS encoding class I SAM-dependent methyltransferase codes for MSEVRDSDAAALANRLRKNARHLARWARREALEAYRLYDRDIPEFPYAIDIYADWLHVQLFEGKRPVTDHDIAAHLAAIGAALDVPRERIALKLRRRQRGSSQYEKLADDGPSFTVRERGHLFEVNLTRYLDSGLFLDHRDTRRMVAAAAPGKRVLNLFAYTGSFTVYAACAGAERTVTVDMSHTYQDWTARNLRLNGIDDFERHRLVTEDVMAWLGAATYARERYDVIVLDPPSFSNSKRMQDSFDVQRDQAPLLAASVRLLAPGGVLYFSNNRQGFKLDAEVARLAHFEDITARTVPEDFKRRPPHRCWRVTRA; via the coding sequence GTGAGCGAAGTCCGCGACAGCGACGCCGCCGCGCTCGCCAATCGCCTGCGCAAGAACGCGCGCCACCTGGCGCGCTGGGCGCGGCGTGAAGCGCTGGAGGCCTACCGGCTCTACGACCGCGACATCCCCGAGTTTCCCTACGCCATCGACATCTACGCCGACTGGCTGCACGTACAGCTGTTCGAAGGCAAGCGCCCAGTCACGGACCATGACATCGCTGCCCACCTCGCGGCCATCGGCGCCGCGCTCGACGTGCCGCGCGAGCGCATCGCGCTCAAGCTGCGCCGCCGCCAGCGCGGCAGCTCACAGTACGAGAAGCTCGCCGACGATGGCCCATCCTTCACCGTGCGCGAGCGCGGCCACCTGTTCGAAGTGAACCTCACGCGCTACCTGGACAGCGGCCTATTCCTCGATCATCGCGACACGCGGCGCATGGTGGCGGCGGCGGCGCCGGGCAAGCGCGTGCTGAACCTGTTCGCCTACACCGGCAGTTTCACGGTGTACGCGGCCTGCGCCGGCGCCGAACGCACGGTGACCGTCGACATGTCCCATACCTACCAGGACTGGACGGCACGCAATCTCAGGCTGAACGGTATCGATGATTTCGAACGTCATCGGCTCGTGACCGAGGACGTGATGGCGTGGCTGGGCGCAGCCACCTACGCGCGCGAACGCTACGACGTGATCGTGCTCGACCCGCCGAGCTTCTCCAATTCCAAGCGCATGCAGGACAGCTTCGACGTGCAGCGCGACCAGGCGCCGCTGCTGGCGGCGAGCGTGAGATTGCTGGCGCCCGGCGGAGTGCTGTATTTCTCCAACAACCGACAGGGCTTCAAGCTCGACGCCGAGGTGGCGCGGCTCGCGCATTTCGAAGACATCACGGCGCGCACGGTGCCGGAGGATTTCAAACGTCGCCCGCCGCATCGCTGCTGGCGGGTGACGCGGGCGTAA
- a CDS encoding fumarylacetoacetate hydrolase family protein, with the protein MNDDDIRQRAAELMAAHAARQPFTPFTADAALPSLADAYAVQRTYVASLAAQLDTHIAGYKIGLTSPRMQAMCGIDSPIAGRVLASRLLGDGACLRRADYGRLGIEFEIGVRMGADLPAAAAPHDFERVAAAVAAVCVAVEVVDDRAAQYQGLDMASLVADNSWNAGVILGEWQSRWPNLPDLLGVVSRNGVTVDQGHGRDVLGHPFHALTWLANHLADSGEGLRAGDVVATGSIVPTRFPLEAEQYRYSIAGLGALSFSIVD; encoded by the coding sequence ATGAATGACGACGATATCCGCCAGCGCGCCGCCGAACTGATGGCCGCCCATGCCGCGCGCCAGCCCTTCACGCCGTTCACGGCCGACGCGGCCCTGCCCTCCCTCGCCGACGCCTACGCGGTGCAGCGCACCTATGTCGCCAGCCTCGCGGCGCAACTCGACACGCACATCGCCGGCTACAAGATTGGCCTGACCTCGCCGCGCATGCAGGCCATGTGCGGCATCGACAGCCCCATCGCCGGCCGCGTGCTGGCCTCGCGCCTGCTCGGCGACGGCGCCTGCCTGCGTCGCGCCGATTACGGACGCCTCGGCATCGAGTTCGAGATCGGCGTGCGCATGGGCGCCGACCTGCCGGCCGCCGCCGCGCCCCACGACTTCGAGCGCGTGGCCGCGGCGGTGGCGGCGGTCTGCGTGGCGGTGGAAGTGGTGGACGACCGCGCGGCGCAATACCAGGGCCTGGACATGGCCTCGCTGGTCGCCGACAACTCGTGGAACGCGGGTGTGATCCTCGGCGAGTGGCAAAGCCGCTGGCCCAATCTGCCGGACCTGCTCGGCGTGGTGAGCCGCAACGGCGTGACGGTCGACCAGGGCCACGGACGTGACGTGCTCGGCCATCCCTTCCACGCCTTGACGTGGCTGGCCAACCACCTCGCCGACAGCGGCGAGGGCTTGCGCGCCGGCGACGTGGTCGCCACCGGCAGCATCGTGCCGACGCGCTTCCCGCTGGAAGCGGAACAGTATCGCTACAGCATCGCCGGCCTCGGCGCGCTGTCATTTTCAATAGTCGATTGA
- a CDS encoding PPOX class F420-dependent oxidoreductase: MAASIPENFHDLVTSKITFAHLGTVMKNGTPQVTPIWFSFDGKQVLLNSAKGRVKDKNMRARPHVALSILDPDNAYRYIQIIGEITEITEQGGDDHINALAKKYLGQDVYPFRQPGEVRVIYKVTPTKVQTMG; the protein is encoded by the coding sequence ATGGCCGCATCGATTCCGGAGAATTTCCACGACCTTGTCACCAGCAAGATTACTTTTGCCCATCTCGGCACCGTCATGAAGAACGGCACGCCGCAGGTCACGCCGATCTGGTTCAGCTTCGACGGCAAGCAGGTTCTGCTCAATTCGGCCAAGGGCCGCGTCAAGGACAAGAACATGCGCGCCCGTCCGCATGTCGCGCTGTCGATCCTCGACCCCGACAATGCCTATCGCTACATCCAGATCATCGGAGAAATCACCGAGATCACCGAACAGGGCGGCGACGATCACATCAACGCGCTGGCCAAGAAATATCTCGGCCAGGACGTCTACCCGTTCCGCCAGCCGGGCGAGGTGCGCGTGATCTACAAGGTCACACCGACCAAGGTGCAGACCATGGGTTGA
- a CDS encoding aldo/keto reductase, whose product MNDEARQQAIITSAGVRMPRLVYGTAWKAERTAALVEAALRAGFRGIDTAAQPKHYDESGVGAGLAEVGLPREQLYVQTKFTPPDGQDRARLPYALEAPLAVQVEQSLMGSLVRLGCDYVDGLVLHSPLASRAATLDAWRAMEQGVARGMVRQLGISNCYALAEFDALYRAATIKPAVLQNRFYARTRHDRELRAYCRAHGVVYQSFWTLTANPEALASATLRNLALRHRCAPAQILYRYLTHIDVVPLIGTTSVAHMREDLAIFDFVLDARECDAVSLLF is encoded by the coding sequence ATGAACGACGAGGCCCGCCAGCAGGCGATCATCACCTCCGCGGGCGTGCGCATGCCGCGATTGGTCTACGGCACGGCCTGGAAAGCCGAGCGCACCGCGGCCCTGGTCGAAGCGGCGCTGCGCGCCGGCTTTCGCGGCATCGACACCGCCGCGCAACCCAAGCACTACGACGAAAGCGGCGTCGGCGCCGGCCTCGCCGAAGTCGGCCTGCCCCGCGAGCAACTCTACGTGCAGACCAAGTTCACGCCGCCCGACGGCCAGGACCGCGCGCGTCTGCCCTATGCGCTCGAAGCGCCGCTGGCGGTGCAGGTGGAACAATCGCTCATGGGTTCCCTGGTGCGCCTCGGCTGCGACTATGTCGATGGCCTGGTCCTGCATTCACCGCTCGCGAGCCGCGCCGCGACGCTGGACGCATGGCGCGCCATGGAACAGGGGGTGGCGCGCGGCATGGTGCGCCAGCTCGGCATCAGCAATTGCTATGCGCTCGCCGAGTTCGACGCGCTGTACCGCGCGGCCACGATCAAACCCGCGGTACTGCAGAACCGCTTCTACGCGCGCACGCGCCACGATCGCGAGCTGCGCGCCTATTGCCGTGCCCATGGCGTGGTGTACCAGAGCTTCTGGACCCTGACCGCCAATCCCGAGGCCCTGGCCAGCGCCACGCTGCGCAACCTCGCGCTGCGCCACCGCTGTGCGCCGGCGCAGATCCTCTATCGTTACCTGACCCACATCGACGTCGTGCCCTTGATCGGCACCACCTCCGTTGCCCACATGCGTGAGGATCTCGCGATCTTCGATTTCGTGCTCGACGCGCGCGAATGCGACGCCGTCAGCCTGCTGTTCTGA
- a CDS encoding MFS transporter: protein MPASHAPAPRPWLMLSLALLCQVAVSLVVQGVPTLAPFLQADLGLTRAEVGMFNSALMGGSLVAMFAAGWVVDVKGERAALVWGNVLVGLFCMTVIATHTFVTALIALFFAGIGGAFPTPAGSKTVMAWFPIHQRGMAMGVRQTGIPLGGALAAATLPFIAHVAGWRVAVMAGGLACFASAALCQWAYRAPDTVQRATSVAQPLSRFRDFASREVVLLGIAGGLATLGQFTLITYLAIYLKESQAIAVTTSASLLVMAQVAGASGRVLWGVASDRLFGHRRRPALLLPVALSALGALALGWLPHGTPFWVIALLVTAHAFCALGWHGNWIALVAEVAGPERQGRTVGVAMSIMYPCIIVFPPLFGYFVDRSHSWPGAWTGLAVVLVIATALIRLVDERSLAQRN, encoded by the coding sequence ATGCCCGCTTCCCATGCCCCCGCGCCGCGCCCGTGGTTGATGTTGAGTCTTGCCCTGCTGTGCCAGGTGGCGGTGTCGCTGGTGGTGCAGGGTGTGCCGACGCTCGCGCCCTTCCTGCAGGCCGATCTCGGTCTCACACGCGCCGAGGTCGGCATGTTCAATTCGGCGCTGATGGGCGGCTCGCTGGTGGCGATGTTCGCCGCCGGCTGGGTGGTGGATGTCAAGGGCGAGCGCGCGGCGCTGGTGTGGGGCAATGTGCTGGTCGGCCTGTTCTGCATGACCGTGATCGCCACCCATACTTTCGTCACCGCCCTCATCGCGCTGTTCTTTGCCGGCATCGGCGGCGCCTTTCCGACCCCGGCCGGCAGCAAGACCGTGATGGCGTGGTTCCCCATCCATCAACGCGGCATGGCCATGGGCGTGCGCCAGACCGGCATTCCGCTCGGCGGTGCGCTGGCGGCCGCCACCCTGCCCTTCATAGCGCATGTCGCCGGCTGGCGCGTGGCGGTGATGGCCGGCGGACTCGCCTGCTTCGCGAGCGCGGCGTTGTGCCAATGGGCGTATCGCGCGCCCGACACCGTGCAGCGCGCCACCAGCGTCGCGCAGCCGCTGTCGCGCTTTCGCGATTTCGCGTCGCGCGAAGTGGTGCTGCTCGGCATCGCCGGCGGACTCGCCACCCTCGGCCAGTTCACCTTGATCACCTATCTCGCCATCTATCTCAAGGAGAGCCAGGCCATCGCGGTCACGACCTCGGCCAGCCTGCTGGTGATGGCGCAGGTGGCCGGCGCCAGCGGCCGCGTGCTGTGGGGCGTGGCCAGCGATCGCCTGTTCGGTCATCGGCGACGGCCGGCGCTGCTGTTGCCGGTCGCGCTGTCGGCGCTCGGCGCGCTGGCGCTCGGTTGGCTGCCCCACGGCACGCCGTTCTGGGTGATAGCGCTGCTGGTCACCGCCCATGCATTCTGTGCGCTGGGCTGGCACGGCAACTGGATCGCACTGGTGGCCGAGGTCGCCGGCCCCGAGCGCCAGGGCCGCACGGTCGGCGTGGCGATGTCGATCATGTATCCATGCATCATCGTGTTTCCGCCGCTGTTCGGGTATTTCGTCGACCGCAGCCATTCGTGGCCGGGCGCCTGGACCGGCCTTGCCGTGGTGCTGGTCATCGCCACGGCCTTGATACGCCTGGTCGACGAGCGCAGCCTTGCGCAACGCAACTGA
- a CDS encoding pyridoxamine 5'-phosphate oxidase family protein: MTNADQGDADKASPFHAGEADLQARAGVRERIEQLGQVVIRDHLIEQHRDFFALLPTVLVSALDPRGQVWAGMLAGAPGFVHALDAMHLRIDALPRGDDPLAGGIVVGAPVGMLGLQAHTRRRNRMNGEVSAVDAEGFTVAVRQSFGNCPKYIQAREARWLGGVPQGGRELGGALLDDALRARIRGADTFFVASRSRDSHAARDGGTGLDISHRGGRPGFIRIDDSATHSVLVIPDFVGNFLFNTLGNLLEHPACALLFVDHEHGGLLQLMGDGEIEWQGAEVARFKGAERLWRFHLRGSVWRPGVLPVRWSEAELAPQLNDLGEWPL; encoded by the coding sequence GTGACGAACGCGGACCAGGGCGACGCGGACAAGGCCTCGCCCTTCCACGCCGGCGAAGCGGACCTGCAGGCGCGCGCCGGCGTGCGCGAGCGCATCGAGCAGCTTGGCCAGGTGGTGATCCGCGACCACCTCATCGAGCAGCACCGCGACTTCTTCGCGCTGTTGCCGACGGTGCTGGTGAGCGCCCTCGACCCGCGCGGCCAGGTGTGGGCCGGCATGTTGGCCGGCGCGCCGGGCTTCGTGCATGCACTGGACGCGATGCACCTGCGCATCGATGCGCTGCCGCGCGGCGATGACCCACTGGCCGGTGGCATCGTCGTCGGCGCGCCCGTCGGGATGCTGGGGCTGCAAGCCCACACCCGCCGCCGCAATCGCATGAACGGTGAAGTGAGCGCGGTCGACGCCGAGGGTTTCACGGTGGCGGTGCGCCAGAGTTTCGGCAACTGCCCGAAATACATCCAGGCGCGCGAGGCGCGCTGGCTCGGCGGCGTGCCGCAGGGAGGCCGCGAGCTTGGCGGCGCGCTGCTCGATGATGCCCTGCGCGCCCGCATCCGCGGTGCCGACACCTTCTTCGTCGCCAGCCGTTCTCGCGATAGCCACGCCGCGCGCGACGGCGGCACGGGACTCGACATATCACACCGCGGCGGCAGGCCGGGCTTCATCCGCATCGACGACAGCGCCACGCACAGCGTGCTGGTGATCCCCGATTTCGTCGGCAACTTCCTGTTCAACACGCTCGGCAACCTGCTCGAACATCCTGCCTGCGCGCTGCTGTTCGTCGACCACGAGCACGGCGGGCTGTTGCAGTTGATGGGCGACGGCGAGATTGAATGGCAAGGTGCGGAGGTGGCGCGCTTCAAAGGCGCCGAACGCCTGTGGCGTTTCCACTTGCGCGGCAGCGTGTGGCGGCCGGGCGTGTTGCCGGTACGCTGGAGCGAAGCCGAACTGGCGCCGCAACTGAACGATTTGGGTGAATGGCCCCTGTAG
- a CDS encoding NAD(P)/FAD-dependent oxidoreductase has product MSQSNGRALRIVVIGAGMAGILSAIKLREAGYDNFVIYEKAARLGGTWRENTYPGIACDVPAHLYTYTFEPNPNWSHVFAPGEEIQAYFEGVANKYDVLSSIRFNTEITRCVFENGRWQLTTAAGATDSADVVIAATGVLHYPNIPDIAGLADFKGACFHSARWNHEVALDGKRVGVIGTGSTAIQITSALVEKVAKFELFQRTAQWVMPIENPAYSGEERAAFAADPARIFAIRDEAKRMMTDFIANAVIDADSKEMASIERACLDNLENNVKDAALREKLRPNYRAACKRLIFSPDFYQAIQHPHAELVTDGITRIEAQGVRTADGRLHELDALVLATGFRADRFIRPTVVTGRGGVTLDDVWADRPIAYLSLSVPGFPNLFLLNGPNGPVGNFSLIQIAEMQLGYVIQLLNRLRDGSCREISASADATSAFDQARVEAAKGAIWSTGCKSWYLDKFGVPASWPWSYARFAEEMAAPKLEAYEQVA; this is encoded by the coding sequence ATGTCTCAATCTAACGGGCGCGCGTTGCGCATCGTCGTGATCGGCGCCGGCATGGCCGGCATCCTGTCCGCCATCAAGCTGCGCGAGGCGGGCTATGACAATTTCGTCATCTACGAGAAGGCCGCGCGCCTCGGTGGCACCTGGCGCGAGAACACCTATCCGGGCATCGCCTGCGACGTGCCGGCGCATCTTTATACCTATACCTTCGAGCCGAACCCCAACTGGAGCCACGTGTTCGCGCCGGGCGAGGAGATCCAGGCCTACTTCGAAGGCGTGGCGAACAAGTACGACGTGCTGTCGTCGATCCGCTTCAACACCGAGATCACGCGCTGCGTGTTCGAGAACGGGCGCTGGCAGCTCACCACCGCGGCCGGCGCGACCGACAGCGCCGACGTCGTGATCGCGGCGACCGGCGTGCTGCATTACCCGAACATCCCGGACATCGCCGGTCTCGCCGACTTCAAGGGCGCGTGCTTCCACAGCGCGCGCTGGAACCACGAGGTGGCGCTGGACGGCAAGCGCGTGGGCGTGATCGGCACCGGCTCGACCGCCATCCAGATCACTTCGGCGTTGGTGGAGAAGGTCGCCAAGTTCGAGCTCTTCCAGCGCACCGCGCAGTGGGTGATGCCGATCGAGAACCCGGCCTACAGCGGCGAAGAGCGCGCGGCCTTCGCCGCCGACCCGGCGCGCATCTTTGCCATTCGCGACGAAGCCAAGCGCATGATGACCGACTTCATCGCCAACGCCGTCATCGATGCCGACTCCAAGGAAATGGCCAGCATCGAGCGCGCCTGTCTCGACAACCTGGAAAACAACGTCAAGGATGCGGCGCTGCGCGAGAAGCTGCGACCCAATTACCGGGCGGCGTGCAAGCGCCTGATCTTCTCGCCGGATTTCTACCAGGCCATCCAGCACCCCCACGCCGAGCTCGTCACCGACGGCATCACGCGCATCGAAGCGCAAGGCGTGCGCACCGCCGACGGCCGCCTGCACGAACTCGATGCACTGGTGCTGGCCACCGGCTTCCGCGCCGACCGGTTCATCCGCCCGACGGTGGTGACGGGGCGCGGTGGCGTGACGCTCGACGATGTTTGGGCCGACCGCCCCATCGCCTACCTGTCGCTGTCGGTGCCGGGCTTCCCCAACCTGTTCCTGTTGAACGGCCCGAATGGCCCGGTCGGCAATTTCTCCTTGATCCAGATTGCCGAGATGCAGCTCGGCTACGTCATCCAGTTGTTGAACCGCCTGCGTGATGGCAGTTGCCGCGAGATCAGCGCCAGTGCCGACGCCACCAGCGCCTTCGACCAGGCGCGCGTGGAAGCGGCCAAGGGCGCCATCTGGTCGACCGGCTGCAAGAGTTGGTATCTCGACAAGTTCGGCGTGCCGGCCAGTTGGCCATGGAGCTATGCGCGTTTTGCCGAGGAGATGGCAGCGCCGAAACTCGAAGCCTACGAGCAGGTCGCCTGA
- a CDS encoding acyl-CoA dehydrogenase family protein: MWSFATDPDFQEQLDWIDHFVKHEVEPLDHLLGSQWNIHDPRFVKLVRPLQAKVRARGLWACHLGPHLGGKGYGQLKLALMNELFGRSRFGPIVFGAQAPDTGNAEILAHYGTPEQKKRFLEPLLANDIVSCFSMTEPQGGADPLVFTTRAVQDGDEWVIDGEKWFSSNARYAAFYIVMAITDPEAAPYKRMSMFIVPADTPGVEIKRNLTFYGEPEATHAYMAYKAVRVPKENMLGGRGDAFVVAQVRLGGGRLHHAMRTVAQARRALEMMCERALSRTTKGELLARKQMVQEKIADSWVQLRQFRLLVLETAWLCDQGHDYKAVRKNIAAVKAVMPKVLHDISERALHLHGSLGLSTEMPFADWLVNSYHVGLADGPTEVHKITVAREVLKEYEGTTKLFPDYHNLSEAERAHDLYDALLDGSDD, from the coding sequence ATGTGGTCATTCGCCACTGACCCCGATTTCCAGGAGCAACTCGACTGGATAGATCATTTCGTCAAGCACGAAGTCGAGCCGCTCGACCACCTGCTCGGCAGCCAGTGGAACATCCACGACCCGCGCTTTGTGAAACTGGTGCGGCCGCTGCAGGCCAAGGTGCGCGCGCGCGGCCTGTGGGCCTGCCATCTCGGGCCGCATCTCGGCGGCAAGGGTTACGGCCAGTTGAAGCTCGCGCTCATGAACGAATTGTTCGGTCGCTCGCGCTTCGGACCCATCGTGTTCGGCGCCCAGGCGCCCGACACCGGCAACGCCGAGATCCTGGCCCACTACGGCACGCCGGAACAGAAGAAGCGCTTTCTCGAGCCGTTGCTAGCCAACGACATCGTGTCGTGCTTTTCCATGACCGAGCCGCAGGGCGGCGCCGATCCGCTGGTGTTCACCACGCGCGCCGTGCAGGACGGCGACGAGTGGGTGATCGACGGCGAGAAATGGTTTTCCTCGAACGCGCGCTACGCGGCGTTCTACATCGTCATGGCCATCACCGATCCCGAGGCCGCGCCCTACAAGCGCATGTCGATGTTCATCGTGCCGGCCGACACGCCCGGCGTCGAAATCAAGCGCAACCTGACCTTCTACGGCGAGCCGGAAGCGACCCACGCCTACATGGCCTACAAGGCAGTGCGGGTGCCGAAGGAGAACATGCTCGGCGGTCGCGGCGATGCCTTCGTGGTGGCGCAGGTGCGCCTCGGCGGCGGCCGTCTGCACCACGCCATGCGCACCGTCGCGCAGGCGCGGCGCGCGCTGGAGATGATGTGCGAGCGGGCCTTGTCACGCACCACCAAGGGTGAACTGCTGGCGCGCAAGCAGATGGTGCAGGAGAAGATTGCCGACTCGTGGGTGCAGCTGCGCCAGTTCCGCCTGCTGGTGCTGGAAACCGCGTGGCTGTGCGACCAGGGCCATGACTACAAAGCGGTGCGCAAGAACATCGCGGCAGTGAAAGCCGTGATGCCCAAGGTGCTGCACGATATCTCCGAGCGCGCGCTGCACCTGCACGGCTCGCTCGGCCTGTCGACGGAAATGCCGTTCGCGGACTGGCTGGTCAATTCCTACCACGTCGGCCTGGCCGACGGCCCGACCGAAGTGCACAAGATCACGGTCGCGCGCGAAGTCTTGAAGGAATACGAAGGCACCACCAAGCTCTTCCCCGACTATCACAACTTGAGCGAAGCGGAGCGCGCCCATGATCTGTACGACGCATTGCTCGACGGCAGCGACGACTAG